One genomic region from Anaerotignum faecicola encodes:
- a CDS encoding redox-sensing transcriptional repressor Rex produces the protein MEEKKHLVGGISRKTLERLPVYHHYLERRDCEGLVNISAPVIALDLQLNEVQVRKDIAMVARSAGKP, from the coding sequence ATGGAAGAAAAAAAACATCTGGTTGGGGGGATTTCCAGAAAGACGCTGGAACGCCTTCCTGTGTATCACCATTATCTGGAGCGCAGAGACTGCGAGGGACTCGTCAATATCTCCGCGCCGGTCATTGCGCTGGACTTACAGCTGAACGAAGTGCAGGTCCGTAAGGACATCGCCATGGTAGCGCGGTCGGCGGGAAAACCGA